The Polyangium aurulentum genomic interval TACGTGGAGCAGCCCTGAGCGGGTCGCAGGTGTGCTTGAAAGGAGAGATGAACCGATGGCTACTGTGAGCTTTTCGTCGGATTGGTCCCAGCAGCAGAGCGGCGACGTTCGCGCCGGGGAGTCGTTGCGGATCGAATACGCCACGGAGAGGTTGTGCACTTGCCGGGCGACGCGCTATGGGCAGAAGGCGTGGGGCCTCACCGCCAACTTCCGGTTTCACCCGAGCCGGCAGGAGCAATCCCTCGATGTCTCCTCGGGCGCGTGCGAGGTGAACGTCCCCGCGGACGCCAGCCGGATCGAGGTCTGGTTCCACAATACCGACAACACCGGCTGCTCCGCCTGGGATAGCCGCTACGGCCAGAACTATTCGCTCGACGTGAAGGCGGCTGGGTAGGACGCGCAGCGAACGGGGGATCGATGCGCTAGCGCATCGATCCTTCCGCCGGTCCATCGGTCGTCGGTGCGCGATCTTCCGTGACTGCGGGCACGTGCGGCAGTACGAGCTTCCCGGAGCAGACGCACACCCTCGTGCGACAGCTCTTCGCCGTGGGCATGGGAAGGACCGACGAGTCATGAGCGCGAAGAAGAGCCTGAACCCGCTGGATCGCTTTTTCTTGGCGGCCGAGACGAGCGAGTCGCTCATGCACGTGGGGTCCTTGATCCCCTTCTCGCCGCCCCCGGGCGGCGGGCGCGACGTGCTTCGCGCGCTCCGGGACGAGTTCAAGCAAAAGCGCGAGGGGAACCCGCCCTGGAACCTGAAGCTCCGCCACCCGAACCTCCTGGCGAGCCCGATGCAGGCGTGGGTCGAGGATCCGGATTTCGACATCGACTACCACGTCCGCCGCTCGGCCCTGCCGAGCCCGGGCGACGAGCGCGAGCTTGGGATCTTGGTCTCGCGCCTCCACAGCAACAAAATCGATTTCCATCGGCCCCCGTGGGAGCTGCACTTCATCGAGGGGCTCGAGGGAGGGCGCGTCGCGCTCTACTTCAAGGTGCACCACGCGCTCGTCGACGGGTACACCGGCATGCGCCTGCTCGTGCGCAGCTTCTCGCGCGACGCCGCGGATCGCGACACGCCGATGTTCTACGCGCTGCCGCCTCACGCTCGCCCCGCGCGCGACGAGGAGCCGGCGCCCTCGCTGGGCCAGCTCCTCCACGTGGTCCGCGAGCAGCTCGACGCCACCAAGGACGCCGGCAAGGCGCTGCTCAACGTGGTCCGCGCGTCGCGCGACAACGATCGATCGCTGGTGGCGCCGCTCCAGGCGCCGCGATCGGTGCTCAACGGGAGGATCAGCCGCAACCGGCGCATCGCGACGCAAACGTACGAGACCGAGCGCCTCCGCCGCGTGGCCAAGGCGCACGACGGCACGCTCAACGACGCCGTCCTCGCGCTCTGCTCCGCGGCCCTCCGGCGTCTGCTCGCGGAGCAGGGGTCATTGCCGGCGGAGCCGCTGACCGCGATGCTCCCGGTCAACGTGCGCCCCAAGGGCGACCCCGGCGGCGGCAACGACGTCGGCGCGATCCTCGCCTCGCTCGCGACCGACGTCGCCGATCCGGTGGCCCGCATCCAGGCGATCATCGCGTCGACGAAGCGCGCGAAGAGCCAGCTCCAGGGGATGTCGAAGAGCGCGATCCTCCAGTACAGCACGCTCCTGCTGACACCTGCGCTCCTCTCGCAGATCCCCGGCGCGGTCGGCCGCGTGCGGCCGGCGTTCAACGTCGTCGTCTCCAACGTTCCGGGGCCCGAGGTCCCGCTCTACTTCCGCGGATGGCGCGCGGAGGCGGTGTATCCGCTGTCGATCCCGTTCCACGGCCACGGCCTGAACATCACCGTGAACAGCTACGCCGGCACGCTGAACTTCGGCTTCATCGGCTGCCGCGACGCGCTCCCGCACCTGCAGCGCCTCGCCGTCTACAGCGGCGAGGCCCTCGAGGAGCTCGAGGCCACGCTCCCAGCCGGCTGACGCCCCCGCCGCGCGCCTCGAACCGAGCGTGCAGACGTGGCTTTGCCACGACCGGCGCAGCCTCCGCAGCAAGGAAAGCAAGCTTCACGCGCTTTCCTTCGCGAAGAAGGCCGCTGCTTTTTTCGAGATCTACCGCTCCATCAGCAGCCGCTTCACGTCCCGGCGCAGCCGCAAACCTCCGGGTGCTCGGCCGTTCGCTTTCATTGGACCTCCCCGTGCTACTTCGAATGGATGGGATTTCGCAAGAGCCTCGCGACGAAGCTCCTCGTCGCTCTTTGCAGCGTCATCAGCATCGCGCTCGGCATTCTCGTTCTCGTCGTCAGCCGACAGTCCTCGCGGGTCGCCGAAGCGCAGGCGAACCTGACGGTCACGGAGATGGCCGAGCGCTATGCGCGCATGGTCAACTCGGAGCTCGACGCCGCGTTCATGCCCGTCCGGACGCTCGCGCAGACGCTGGCGGCCCAGAAGGTCGCCGGTCTGACCGATCGTAGGCTCGCGGATGCGGCGATCCGCGACGTCGCCGAGGCCAACCCCAAGGTCCTCGGCATCTGGACGACGTGGGAGCCCAATGCCTTCGATGGGCTCGACGCGAAGTACGTGAACACGCCCGGCTCGGACGACACCGGGCGCTACATCTCCAATTGGTCCCGCGGCTCCGGGCACATCGCGCTGGAGCCCAACGTCGATTACGAGAAGGAGGGCACGGGCGACTACTACCTCCTCGCGCGCAAGACCCGGAGGGAGACGATCGTCGACCCCTATATCTACCCCGTCGGCGGCAAGCCCACCCTCATCACGAGCATCACCGTGCCCATCCTGCTCGACGGCAAGTTCGTCGGGACCGTCGGCGCGGACATCTCGCTCGAGCACATCCAGAAGCGGGTCTCGGAGATCATTGCCTTCGAGAAGGGGTACGCGCTGCTCGTCTCGAACAATGGCACGCTCGTCACGCACCCCTCGCAGGAGCGTCGCGCAAAGCAGCTCGACGGCTCGCCCGCGGAGGCCCTGGTGAGGAGCGCCCTCTCGAGCGACGCCCCGCTCTCCGGCCGCGTCCATTCGGACGTGCTCGGGGCTCCTGCGATCGAGGTGGCGGTCCCCATCCGCATCGGTGAGACCGTGACGCCGTGGGCGCTCGCCGTCTTCGCTCCCCTCGACGTGGTGCTCGCGCCGGCTCGGGAGCTGCGCGAGTTCACGATGATGCTCGGGGCGCTGGCGCTGCTCGCGCTCGGCGGCGCCGTCCTCGTCGTCATCCGCCGCATCACCCGGCCGCTCGAGACGATCTCCAGCGTCGCCACCCGCATCGCCAATGGCGACCTCACCGGCACGCTCGAGCACCGCTCGGAGGACGAGATTGGCGTGCTCGCCGACGCGTTCCGCTCGATGCGCGACCAGCTCGCGCAGGTGATTGGCGACGTCCGCGATGGGGCCGCAGCGCTCTCATCGGCCGCGTCACAGCTCTCGCAGACGTCCCAATCGCTCTCGAGCCGCGCGAGCGAGCAGGCCACCACCTTCGACGAGATGACCAGCAACCTGCGGACCATGAGCGAGTCCATCGTGAAGAACGCCGACAGCAGCCGTCAGGTGGAGGCGATCGCGGCCAAGGGAGCGGCCGACGCCGAGAAGAGCAGCCGCGCGGTCGCCGCGACGGTGGAGGCCATGAAGCAGATTGCCTCGCACATCTCCATCATCGAGGAGATCGCCCATCAAACGAACCTGCTCGCGCTGAACGCCGCAATCGAGGCAGCGCGCGCGGGCGAGCACGGCAGGGGCTTCGCGGTCGTCGCGTCCGAGGTCCGCAAGCTGGCGGAGGGCAGCGGGACCGCCGCAAAGCGGATCAGCACGGTCGCATCCGATAGCGTGAAGATCGCCGAGCAGTCCGGCCACCTGCTCCAGGCGCTCGTGCCGTCGATCGACACGACGTCGCACCTGATGAAGGGCGTCGCCGCCACGTCGAGCGAGCAGTCGTCGAGCGTCGGACAGCTCAACCGGGCCATGCTCGGCCTGAACGACGTGACGCAGCATAACGCGGCGGCCGCCGAGGAGCTGTCGAGCACCGCGGAGGAGATGGCGGCACAAGCGGAGGGCCTGCTGCAACTGGTGAGCTTCTTCCGGGTGGACGGGGCCGAGGACCGCGGCGCACCGCGCGGCCGTCCTGGTGCGCGGGCCGTCGAGAGCATGCCTCCTGGCCTCCGGTTGATGCCCCCCGAGCTCCAGGCGCGGCGGTACGAGCAGCGCATGTGACGCGACCTTCACGCCTTGGCCGCGACGCCTATCGCGACGAGGAAGCCCGTCACTTCGTCCAGCACCCGTTCCATCTGCTCACGATGCGGAACATGGCCGCAATTCTCCAGGAGAGTCGTTGTCGCGGGACCTCCGGCCCGTGCGGCGATCCGCTCGGGATGCACTTGCGAGCCGAACTCGTCGCGGTCGCCGTGTATCGCCAGCACGGGACATCGAACCTGCGCGAGCATCGCATCGAGCGTCCAGTCCGCGCGGTCTGGGGTCAACCAGCTCTCGAACCACGCGTCGAGCACCCATTGCGCCTTGTCGCCGTGGTAGCGAGCCAGCCGCGCGAGCTGGCCGGGATCTGCGAACTGGGTCTGTGCGTCGCGGATGCCGGCGAGCGTGCGATCCTCGACGAAGGCCTGCGCGGACTCGGTCACCACCGCATCGCACGCGACGGGAAATGCAGCCGCCGCCGCGACCGCCATGGCGCCGCCGACGCTATGACCGAACGCGACGAAGCGGTCGATCGAGAGCTGCGCGCGCAACGCCGGCACGCTCGAGAGGGCCTCTTCCGTCCTGAAGTCGCGGCCGAGCTGGCGAGGGTTCGGATCCGAGCGACCGAATCCCAGCCGGTCATAGGCGACCACGGGCAGCCCGGTCGCAGCGGCGAGCTTCTCCGGGAAATCGCGCCAGACATCGACGCAGCCGAGGGAGTCATGAAAGAGCAGGAGGGTCGACTCGCCCGCACCGGCGCCTTCACGTCGCCAGCGCCGTGCGAACAGAGCGCCGCCATCGGCATCGATGCGGTGGTCGGAGATCTGGATTGGCTGGGAAGGCATTTGGATCACGCCGGGAGGAGATAGCGAAGCAGGGCTGCGCTGGCCAGCCTGATGAGCACGGTTGGCAGGGGCGGCAGACGGGTCGCCGCGAGCATCGTCAACCGCCCATGGCGCGGCGGCTCGCGGGCCCTTTCACATCCCTCGCAGCAGCGCGAGGAAGACGGCCGGAAAGACCATGTCGAAGCCATAGCGGGTGACGTCGCCGAGAATGGGCCCCACCAGCGCGCAACGGCTCGAGCACGCCGTCGGTATTCCAGGAGGGGCGCGGTGTGGCCACGTGCGCGGTCATGGTCCGGCCTGGCACGCCTGAAGTCAGCGCCGACGGGCGCATTCAGTTGCAACCGGGCCCAGCACGATCACCTACCACTTACAGGGGCTCACCGATCGCACCGCCAGCGACATGTGCGCTGCCCAAACCATGCTCCATACAAAACCTTCTTGACAGGACGGAAGAGTTTTGCTCTTTTGCGCGCCGCCGTACCAAAGCCAAAAATTAAGGGCAAAAAAGACCAAATGCAAACGACTGCTGGCGCCATCGCTTCGACCGTGCGTTCTTTCACAACCATCACTGCCTCGGTGCTCCTCGGCGCGCTCTCTTGCGGGTGCATGGCCGGCCCGGAGATCGAATCGGAGGAGGAGATGGTCGGCGAGGCGCAGGACGCGCTGACCGACTGGAACTTCTTCACGCGAACGACGGCGACCAATTTGACTGGCCTCACGATTGCAAACGCTTCCCTGGAGACTTGCTTCCTCAGCGGTGTGGCCGGGAATCTCAACGAGGGCGACGAACTAGGTGGAGTCGCGAGCCACCCCTCAGTGGCCAGGGTGAGCATTGTCAGTGGGAATTACCAGCTCTTCGCGCACGGAGGCGCGTTCACGAACCAGGTCAACGACCCGGTCTTCAGCAATAACTCCATCAAAGCCAACGCAACGTGCATCCCTGTCACTGCCGGTCGTACGAACGGCAGTTGGACCAGCCTCGACACTCCCCATCGGATCACCGACTTGGGCACCAGCCTGCGGCAATGCTTCCTCAGCGGCGTCAGCGGTGTCAGCGGCGTGTGGAACAGTGCAACCAATTTCGTCCGCGTGGTCAAGGTAACAACAACCGACGCTACTCACCCGATGACCGGATGGTACATCGAGGGCAACCTCCCCGAGAATCCAGGCGGTTCGGACGGTTCTGCCAGCGCTGTCTGCTTGGACTTTCCGACGGGAACCGAGTTCGTTTCGGGCGAGCGAACGTCCACGACCGAGGGGGGCTCGACCACCACCTTCATCGGTATCGGGTTGGGCGCGACCGTCAAGAAGGGATGCGGGCTGACCGAAATCAAAGGCGCATTCAATGTGAACAGCACCGCTGATGGCATCCTGATTACGCCGCCCACCGCCGCTGAGGGAGAAGCCAGCGCTTGGCACATGACCGTCTCCAACCCGAAGATTGGCAAATGGACGTGCGCGCAGTGAGAGGCGTAAAGCCCCCTGCCGGCGCATCCTGACGCCTAGCTGCCTGCCACCTTTAGCCCTCGACTCGGCGTTTCACGCACGAGACGCATCAAGCTTGCACGCGAACCAGACGACGTCGTGCGGCCTCGAGCCGCATGCTCGCCGCGCTGCTCAGCAGCACTCGCTTGCGTAGCGCGCGACCTTCCAGACGCGGACGCCATCGATGAGCCCGTCCAGCGAGTCTCCGCTCGGCGCGTTCGCGCCGATTGCGTTCAACCCTT includes:
- a CDS encoding DUF6209 family protein, yielding MATVSFSSDWSQQQSGDVRAGESLRIEYATERLCTCRATRYGQKAWGLTANFRFHPSRQEQSLDVSSGACEVNVPADASRIEVWFHNTDNTGCSAWDSRYGQNYSLDVKAAG
- a CDS encoding WS/DGAT/MGAT family O-acyltransferase — protein: MSAKKSLNPLDRFFLAAETSESLMHVGSLIPFSPPPGGGRDVLRALRDEFKQKREGNPPWNLKLRHPNLLASPMQAWVEDPDFDIDYHVRRSALPSPGDERELGILVSRLHSNKIDFHRPPWELHFIEGLEGGRVALYFKVHHALVDGYTGMRLLVRSFSRDAADRDTPMFYALPPHARPARDEEPAPSLGQLLHVVREQLDATKDAGKALLNVVRASRDNDRSLVAPLQAPRSVLNGRISRNRRIATQTYETERLRRVAKAHDGTLNDAVLALCSAALRRLLAEQGSLPAEPLTAMLPVNVRPKGDPGGGNDVGAILASLATDVADPVARIQAIIASTKRAKSQLQGMSKSAILQYSTLLLTPALLSQIPGAVGRVRPAFNVVVSNVPGPEVPLYFRGWRAEAVYPLSIPFHGHGLNITVNSYAGTLNFGFIGCRDALPHLQRLAVYSGEALEELEATLPAG
- a CDS encoding methyl-accepting chemotaxis protein, producing the protein MGFRKSLATKLLVALCSVISIALGILVLVVSRQSSRVAEAQANLTVTEMAERYARMVNSELDAAFMPVRTLAQTLAAQKVAGLTDRRLADAAIRDVAEANPKVLGIWTTWEPNAFDGLDAKYVNTPGSDDTGRYISNWSRGSGHIALEPNVDYEKEGTGDYYLLARKTRRETIVDPYIYPVGGKPTLITSITVPILLDGKFVGTVGADISLEHIQKRVSEIIAFEKGYALLVSNNGTLVTHPSQERRAKQLDGSPAEALVRSALSSDAPLSGRVHSDVLGAPAIEVAVPIRIGETVTPWALAVFAPLDVVLAPARELREFTMMLGALALLALGGAVLVVIRRITRPLETISSVATRIANGDLTGTLEHRSEDEIGVLADAFRSMRDQLAQVIGDVRDGAAALSSAASQLSQTSQSLSSRASEQATTFDEMTSNLRTMSESIVKNADSSRQVEAIAAKGAADAEKSSRAVAATVEAMKQIASHISIIEEIAHQTNLLALNAAIEAARAGEHGRGFAVVASEVRKLAEGSGTAAKRISTVASDSVKIAEQSGHLLQALVPSIDTTSHLMKGVAATSSEQSSSVGQLNRAMLGLNDVTQHNAAAAEELSSTAEEMAAQAEGLLQLVSFFRVDGAEDRGAPRGRPGARAVESMPPGLRLMPPELQARRYEQRM
- a CDS encoding alpha/beta fold hydrolase, translating into MPSQPIQISDHRIDADGGALFARRWRREGAGAGESTLLLFHDSLGCVDVWRDFPEKLAAATGLPVVAYDRLGFGRSDPNPRQLGRDFRTEEALSSVPALRAQLSIDRFVAFGHSVGGAMAVAAAAAFPVACDAVVTESAQAFVEDRTLAGIRDAQTQFADPGQLARLARYHGDKAQWVLDAWFESWLTPDRADWTLDAMLAQVRCPVLAIHGDRDEFGSQVHPERIAARAGGPATTTLLENCGHVPHREQMERVLDEVTGFLVAIGVAAKA